Within Primulina tabacum isolate GXHZ01 chromosome 5, ASM2559414v2, whole genome shotgun sequence, the genomic segment GTGTATTACAATCAAAGTGGGTGATAATCACTGGACCTGCACGAGTTTGGAGCAAACGAGTGCTACATGATATCATGACAACATGCATTataatgcataatatgattattaaAGATGAAAGAGATGAGAATGTGTCAGTCACAGATTATCGCGAATCACCCATCGTATATGTTAAAATGGCACGTGATGAGCATGTCCGATTTCAAGATTTTATTGCACGCCATCGTCAAATAAAAGATGAGTCGGCTCACTATGCACTTCGAGATGCTCTTATTGATCATTTGTGGGAGGAGTACAATACTTCGgaatattagtatttttaatggTCAATTTATGAGTTGTTCTTTAAACCATATGTGTCGTTGATGTTTGTcgtgatttatattttatgtttatattATGAATGTTGTATCTTGTCGTTTATGTTTGTCGtgtcaaaaaatatattattttaaataaattgagTTTAATTATTATGTTTATCGAATTAATTAAGTTCGGTTATATAATGCATTatgtaattataaaattatatgtgtttgtttttgaaaatgaaaaaaaaatgagtattttgtaataattttagaggatatgggtTGGAGAATGTTTTTAAATATAGATATCACATATCTCTATTTTGGAGGATAGAGGATGAAAAATAGAGGATATGTGTTGGAGATGAAGATGAAATGTTGAAACAGTATTAGAAATGTGAGACCTGTAAATTTAGATAGAAAAAAGAAAGGTAAATTATGAGAAGAAAGTATTCACCagtatattaaaaattataattggtAGTTATGACATGGATGATTTTTTATcctaataattattgatattggGATATTCATAAGAAACATGATATTTCTCTCGACTCGATTTTTTTATCCTAATAATTCATTCGTCCACACAAGTGTTCCAAAAAGAAATGGCGCTATAAAAAAACcaatcatttttaaattcttaagAAAGATGGAAGCTTTGACCATCCTATctatttattcaaattttcaattttcaaccCGAGGATTCTTCTACCCACTTAACATCTCACCACTTTTTGGCTCCTTTCTTTTTCGTCAATTGTTTCGTGTAAGCTGTAACCAATCAAAAGATATCACGTATAAATAAATTGTATATATAATGCTCCAAGTCGAAAATTAAATGTTTGCGTATCCATGTTTTCTTCGAATTATTTACCAAGCCTCAAAGAAACTCAACTATTCAATATAGAGACATTAATATCGAAAAAATCTTGAGTGCTTTCTATAGTTTCATGCACTAAAACAATGGATTCCCAAAGATCATGTCTAGTTTTAAATTTCATCGTCTTCATCATCACAAACATCCTTGGATTCGTCAGCTCCCAGAACTATTTCTGCTATCAGGGAAATAATTATACGAGGAACAGTGCATATGAATCTAATCTTAACACTCTTCTATCCTCCCTCTCCCCGAATGTCGATGGCTTCGGATTCTACAACACGTCCGGTGGACAAAACCCAGATCAAGTAAACGCCATTGTTCTATGTAGAGCAGATGTGCAGCTGGATGTATGCCGGAGCTGTGTCACTAACGTCACCTCCGAGATTGTGCGGTTTTGCCCGAACCAGAAACGAGCTGCATTCTGgcatgaattatgcatggtGAGATACTCGCACACGCCCATATATGGGATACTGGATACAAGTCCAAGGATTATCGGGCGGAATCAACGTAATTTCTCGGACCCGGAGAGATATAGTGCAGATCTGAGACAGCTACTGGATCAACTGAGAAAAACCACGGTTTCTGGAGGATCTTTGCTGAAGGTTGCTGGAGATAGTAGGACTGCGCCGGATTTTCAGGTGGTATACGGGCTGATGCAGTGTACGCCGGATTTATCCGCGGAGAATTGCGATGGTTGCTTGGTTGAGGCCGGTAAAAATATCAACGGATTCCCAGCAGGGTCGAGTGGGGTGAGACTTTTGCTGCCTAGTTGCAATATTCGGTACGAGCTTTCTAGCTTCTACGATGGAACTACGCTTCAGGAACGGGTCAGGGCGGCTGCTGCAGCCACCCCACCACCGTCATCGCCTACGTCGCCGGCAGCAGGTGAACATACGTTTCAAGACATAgtttcatattattataatataataataaaaaaaggcATGGTTAACAATTATCAAAAATATGGAAGACAAATTTGTTGTTTTGACACgagctgttttttttttttaatttattatttcataatttaaagTTACATCtcgttatttttataattttattttatcatttcaaattttaatataactttcttattttttacAATCATGATATCTTTgagtataaattaaattaattatataaaaaaaattatacaataCCAAGtgatgagtaggtcttttgacaaatttttatctgtgagatgggtcaaccctatcgatattcacaataaaaagtaatactcttaacataaaaagtaatactttgtcatgaatgatccaaataagatatatgtctcacaaactacgactcgtgagaccgtatcatacaagtttttgtcccaagtgattttatgttttgaacaaaaataattaacaaaaacTTACCAATCACAAAACTTTTTGATGCAGTACATCTCTATCTAATTCGTCGCTAATCCtggttaaataattatatagGAGCGGATTCAATTTCTGAATTTGACTCGTTCCATTTTCTGCGGACAAATAAGCCGTTATGACGAAAAGAATGCCTTTTTTAAGGAGCAATCACTATGTCCCCTAAATCTTGATgtaatttgtttatttttctaTGTTGTCCTATTTTTTATATGAAACTATAATGCTTATCTGCAAATGTctgaaaaataataagaaatagAGATTTCTCATTACAAAATTGTCAATAGATAAGAATCAATGTATAAGACCCTTCAAAAATATTATCTCAGTTAATGATGTTACTATATGATGTGATAATTTTAGTCTTAGTCATGGAACAGTTAGTAAAAGATGGATcgtcaaataaaaaatttggtgGCCTACAATGGTTTCATATCATTTGAAATCCTACCTTTGATACGAACGAATGCGAGTGATTTTCATGTCTTGCAGGAAGGAGTAAGAATACAGCCCGAACAGTCATCGCCATTGTTGTTCCGATTGTCGCGATTTTAATCCTAGTTGCAGGCATTTACGTCTTCCTAAGGCGGCATAGAAAGCATAAGCGAAAGGAAAAGTTGGAGAGTAAGTGTGATTATTCAGCTAGCTACAtaataaaagaaaaaggaaaaacagAACTCATTCATAAAAGATTCAAGTTTATTGATGGTAATTCACTTTCATTTTCAGAAGGTGTTGATGATATGAGTATTGCTGAATCCATCCAATTTGACTTCAATGAAATTCGAGCTGCGACAGATGATTTCTCTGATGCTAACAAGCTTGGGCAAGGTGGATTTGGCGGCGTGTACAAGGTAATATATAGAACATTTGTTTTTGTAAGTTAGTTCAGCATTAGGTCGATAAACATTACCTGCTGCACTTTGAGTTTTAGAAAAAGCTATTGATGATTCCGTGACGTCTTTGCAAACAGTTTACTGAAGTGGTGGAATATATATACCTTGAACACAAAGATTATTTGGTTTGAagttgttcttgtttaacagGGAGTACTTCAAAACGGCCAAGAAATCGCAGTCAAAAGGTTGTCGAGAGACTTCGGGCAAGGTGATAATGAATTCAAGAATGAGGTGGTGTTACTGGCCAGGCTTCAACACAGAAATCTTGTTAGGCTCTTAGGCTTCTCAATGGAAGGGACAGAGAGGCTTCTTATATATGAATGCGTGCAGAATTTGAGCCTAGACCATTTCCTATTTAGTAAGTTTTGGATTCAATTATAAAACTATGCTCGGTCATGCTCTGCTAGTAGTTTCTATCACGCGCTTGTTAACCTATACCGAACGGGTTGTGTGTGCATCCAGATTCAGCCAGACGTTCACAATTGGATTGGGAGAGACGCTACAAAATCATCGTGGGTATTGCCAGGGGACTTCTTTATCTTCACGAAGACTCTAGACTACGGATTATTCATCGTGATCTTAAAGCAAGTAACATCTTGTTAGA encodes:
- the LOC142545440 gene encoding cysteine-rich receptor-like protein kinase 15; this translates as MDSQRSCLVLNFIVFIITNILGFVSSQNYFCYQGNNYTRNSAYESNLNTLLSSLSPNVDGFGFYNTSGGQNPDQVNAIVLCRADVQLDVCRSCVTNVTSEIVRFCPNQKRAAFWHELCMVRYSHTPIYGILDTSPRIIGRNQRNFSDPERYSADLRQLLDQLRKTTVSGGSLLKVAGDSRTAPDFQVVYGLMQCTPDLSAENCDGCLVEAGKNINGFPAGSSGVRLLLPSCNIRYELSSFYDGTTLQERVRAAAAATPPPSSPTSPAAGRSKNTARTVIAIVVPIVAILILVAGIYVFLRRHRKHKRKEKLEKGVDDMSIAESIQFDFNEIRAATDDFSDANKLGQGGFGGVYKGVLQNGQEIAVKRLSRDFGQGDNEFKNEVVLLARLQHRNLVRLLGFSMEGTERLLIYECVQNLSLDHFLFNSARRSQLDWERRYKIIVGIARGLLYLHEDSRLRIIHRDLKASNILLDGEMIAKIADFGMARLFEKDETQGNTSRIVGTYGYMAPEYAMHGQFSIKSDVFSFGVLVLEILTGQKNNAFRNGENLEDLLSSAWRHWREGTAMDMIDPMLKDGSNPMREILRCFHISVLCVQENAGNRPTMANVALMLSSFSLSLPLPSEPASFVSVSLGADQVNSMEFSESSGTLPEDKSASRNVSSISGVYPR
- the LOC142545112 gene encoding uncharacterized protein LOC142545112, whose protein sequence is MACILWFARFKQDINVLSKSHLFVNLANGVVLPAIYVIQGKEYTMGYYLADGIYPRYATLVQTIHNPQGPKKKYFAARQESCRKDVERAFGVLQSKWVIITGPARVWSKRVLHDIMTTCIIMHNMIIKDERDENVSVTDYRESPIVYVKMARDEHVRFQDFIARHRQIKDESAHYALRDALIDHLWEEYNTSEY